One Solanum lycopersicum chromosome 2, SLM_r2.1 genomic region harbors:
- the TCP5 gene encoding TCP transcription factor 5 has protein sequence MITREEKGNVVNDDGNKSKACTTSTSTTSWTRLKDPRIVRVSRAFGGKDRHSKVCTVRGLRDRRVRLSVPTAIQLYDLQDRLGLNQPSKVVDWLLDAAKNEIDELPPLQIPPGSLNPNLYPMLGNAPQITTNKEGRINWDNNIPLEPPNNNALGYNPNFFKWDPSNLSLAHSENSLSHQHDHHQNFNLMSSMPLTSHHQPVVYPPGLPQFFHQHNNNINVGASSSSEFDPKEINFQMLSNNSGSENPLSTSTNSFRHSIDSTNQSIRPFHFLPSQNCDDTEPSN, from the coding sequence ATGATTACAAGAGAAGAGAAGGGGAACGTTGTGAATGATGATGGAAATAAGAGTAAGGCATGTACAACGTCTACTTCAACAACGTCATGGACAAGGTTAAAGGATCCAAGAATAGTTCGCGTTTCGAGAGCATTTGGAGGAAAAGACAGGCACAGTAAAGTTTGTACAGTAAGAGGGCTAAGAGATCGTCGTGTAAGGCTTTCAGTTCCTACTGCTATTCAATTATATGATCTTCAAGACAGATTAGGGCTTAATCAACCAAGTAAAGTTGTTGACTGGTTGCTTGATGCAGCTAAAAATGAAATCGATGAATTGCCTCCCTTGCAAATTCCTCCTGGAAGTTTGAACCCTAATCTTTATCCTATGTTAGGTAATGCTCCTCAAATTACTACTAATAAAGAAGGTCGCATTAATTGGGATAATAACATTCCATTGGAACCACCTAATAATAATGCTTTGGGCTACAatcccaatttttttaaatgggaTCCTTCAAATTTATCCTTAGCTCATTCAGAAAATTCATTATCTCATCAACATGATCAtcatcaaaacttcaatttGATGTCTAGTATGCCATTAACTTCACATCATCAACCTGTTGTTTATCCACCAGGATTGCCTCAATTTTTCcatcaacataataataatattaatgttggAGCATCGTCGTCATCAGAATTTGATCCCAAAGAAATCAACTTCCAAATGTTGAGTAACAATTCCGGTTCAGAAAATCCCTTGTCAACTAGTACTAATTCCTTTAGACATTCTATTGACTCCACAAACCAATCTATAAGACCTTTCCATTTTCTGCCTTCTCAAAATTGTGATGACACGGAGCCTTCCAATTAA